The Collimonas sp. PA-H2 genome contains a region encoding:
- a CDS encoding cystine ABC transporter substrate-binding protein, giving the protein MATTLSRLSKIAAAILITGVTLNAFAADLLDTVKTRGTLRVAMEGNYPPFNFKDQKSGELAGFEVDVAKLLAAKLGVKPEFTTTEWSGILAGLGAGKYDVILNQVGITEARQKTFDFSQPYTLSSAQLIVRKDEKRSFPTLESLKGYKLGLGQGTNFEQKAKAVPGIDVKTYPGSPEYLADLASGRIDAALNDRLLVGYLLKSSNLPLKAGATFGDIDKIGIPFQKGNPKFEAALNKALDEILKDGSFKQVSFKWFGFDVSKAPSAQ; this is encoded by the coding sequence ATGGCCACAACATTGTCCCGACTCAGCAAGATTGCAGCGGCAATCCTGATCACCGGCGTCACGCTGAACGCCTTCGCAGCGGATCTGCTCGATACCGTCAAAACCCGCGGCACCTTGAGGGTCGCAATGGAAGGCAACTACCCGCCCTTCAATTTCAAGGATCAGAAAAGCGGCGAGCTGGCCGGTTTTGAAGTCGACGTCGCCAAATTGCTGGCAGCCAAGCTGGGCGTCAAGCCGGAATTCACGACCACCGAATGGAGCGGCATCCTGGCAGGCCTGGGCGCCGGCAAATACGATGTCATCCTGAACCAGGTCGGCATTACCGAAGCGCGCCAGAAAACCTTCGACTTTTCGCAGCCCTACACCCTCTCCAGCGCCCAGCTGATTGTCCGCAAAGACGAGAAGCGCAGCTTCCCTACCCTGGAATCGCTGAAGGGCTACAAGCTCGGCCTGGGCCAGGGAACCAATTTTGAACAGAAGGCCAAAGCCGTCCCGGGCATCGATGTAAAAACCTATCCCGGCTCGCCTGAATACCTGGCAGACCTGGCCAGCGGCCGTATCGACGCCGCCTTGAACGACCGCCTGCTGGTAGGCTATCTGCTGAAAAGCTCGAACCTGCCCTTGAAGGCAGGCGCCACTTTCGGCGACATCGACAAGATCGGCATTCCTTTCCAAAAAGGCAATCCGAAATTTGAAGCAGCCTTGAACAAAGCGCTGGATGAGATCCTGAAAGACGGCAGTTTCAAGCAAGTCTCGTTCAAATGGTTCGGCTTCGATGTTAGCAAAGCGCCATCAGCGCAATAA
- a CDS encoding amino acid ABC transporter permease, with protein MELLDLLQQAAPTLFRGVGYTLIFAVASMLGGLLLGFPLAIARIVPSRWAQWPATAYVSLMRGTPLLVQIFVIYYGLPSIGISFSPLTAGILALSLNAGAYLSESLRGAILGVHAGQWSASYSLGLNYWQTLRHIIIPQAIRIAVPSMSNTLISLIKDTSLVSVITVTELMLATKEVIAVTFRPLPLYLAAAAIYWCLSICFERLQNRLERKLGQAHKSN; from the coding sequence ATGGAATTACTAGATTTGCTGCAGCAGGCAGCGCCCACCTTGTTCCGCGGCGTCGGCTACACCCTGATATTTGCAGTTGCATCGATGCTGGGCGGCCTGCTGCTCGGCTTCCCTTTGGCGATCGCGCGCATCGTGCCGTCGCGCTGGGCGCAATGGCCCGCCACTGCGTATGTCAGCCTGATGCGCGGCACACCGCTGCTGGTGCAAATCTTCGTGATCTACTACGGCCTGCCGAGCATAGGCATCAGCTTCTCGCCATTGACGGCGGGTATCCTGGCGCTTAGCCTGAACGCCGGCGCCTACCTGTCGGAAAGCCTGCGCGGCGCGATCCTGGGCGTGCATGCCGGCCAGTGGTCGGCCAGCTACAGCCTCGGCCTGAACTACTGGCAAACCCTGCGCCATATCATCATTCCGCAAGCGATCCGGATTGCCGTGCCGTCGATGAGCAATACCTTGATCAGCCTGATCAAGGATACCTCGCTGGTCTCGGTCATCACCGTGACCGAACTGATGCTGGCTACCAAGGAAGTGATTGCCGTAACGTTCCGGCCGCTGCCGCTCTATCTGGCGGCCGCCGCGATCTACTGGTGCCTGAGCATCTGCTTTGAACGCCTGCAGAACCGGCTTGAGCGCAAGCTCGGGCAGGCGCACAAATCCAACTGA
- the ppk1 gene encoding polyphosphate kinase 1: MTFPLLNRELGVLAFNERVLAQAEDPAVPLLERLRFVCITSSNLDEFSEIRMSGLQEQIRVAVDGVTPDGMSLQHAYSTISERAQKLVARQYALFNEVLLPALNAEGIAFYQESEWTDEQTAWAHEFFKTELLPVLTPIGLDPAHPFPRVLNKSLNFAVKMSGKDAFGRETELAIVQAPRVLPRLVRMPEHLTHHAYGFVLLSSFMQRFVGELFPGLSIGGCYQFRVTRNSDLFVDEDEVTDLRLALQGELPTRQLGNAVRLEVADGTPASLVQRLLNQNGLAPADCYRVNGAVNLVRLMPLPDLVDRPDLKFTPHSPVLPKAFVTGASVFDIIDQNDVLLHHPYESFQPVLELLQQAAIDPDVLAIKQTIYRTGNDSPLMGTLMQAAKNGKEVTVVLELMARFDEETNIGWAAKLEAVGAHVVYGVFGYKTHAKMLLIVRRKRHAKHTKLKRYVHLGTGNYHPKTARLYTDFGLLTNDDKICEDVHNVFQQLTGFGKQVLLKRLWQSPFTLHANVLHAIQKEVDAAKAGKQGYIIAKMNALLEPTVIEALYLASQAGVKIQLLIRGVCALQPGVPGLSENIKVRSVIGRFLEHHRVFYFYADGEEHVMLSSADWMDRNLFRRIETAFPIQDSKLKRRVIEESLLVHLQDNASAWDMDSEGSYQRASPGEDTPLVSQIDLLSRF, from the coding sequence ATGACTTTCCCACTGCTCAACCGCGAACTCGGCGTCCTCGCCTTCAATGAACGCGTCCTGGCGCAAGCCGAGGACCCTGCGGTGCCGCTGCTGGAACGGCTGCGTTTTGTCTGCATCACCAGCAGCAACCTGGATGAATTTTCCGAAATCCGCATGTCTGGCTTGCAGGAGCAGATCCGGGTCGCCGTCGATGGCGTAACGCCGGACGGCATGTCGTTGCAGCATGCCTACAGCACCATCAGCGAGCGCGCGCAGAAGCTGGTGGCGCGCCAGTACGCCTTGTTCAACGAGGTCTTGCTGCCGGCGCTGAATGCCGAGGGCATCGCCTTTTACCAGGAATCCGAATGGACCGATGAGCAGACCGCCTGGGCTCACGAATTCTTCAAGACCGAGCTGTTGCCGGTGCTGACGCCGATCGGCCTCGATCCTGCCCATCCGTTTCCGCGGGTGTTGAACAAGAGCTTGAATTTCGCCGTCAAGATGAGCGGCAAAGATGCCTTCGGACGCGAGACCGAACTGGCCATTGTCCAGGCGCCGCGGGTCTTGCCGCGCCTGGTGCGGATGCCCGAACATCTGACGCACCATGCTTATGGCTTCGTGCTGCTGAGCAGCTTCATGCAGCGCTTTGTCGGCGAACTGTTTCCGGGTTTGTCGATCGGCGGCTGCTACCAGTTCCGCGTCACCCGCAACAGCGACTTGTTTGTCGATGAGGATGAAGTCACCGATCTGCGCCTGGCGCTGCAAGGCGAACTGCCGACCCGCCAGCTCGGCAATGCGGTGCGCCTGGAAGTGGCCGACGGCACGCCGGCATCGCTGGTGCAGCGGCTGCTGAACCAGAACGGCCTGGCGCCGGCCGACTGCTACCGGGTCAACGGCGCCGTCAACCTGGTGCGGCTGATGCCTTTGCCCGATCTGGTGGATCGCCCGGACCTGAAATTCACGCCGCATTCGCCGGTGCTGCCGAAAGCCTTCGTCACCGGCGCTTCGGTGTTCGATATCATCGACCAGAACGATGTCTTGCTGCACCACCCCTATGAAAGCTTTCAGCCGGTGCTGGAACTGTTGCAGCAGGCGGCGATCGATCCCGATGTGCTGGCCATCAAGCAGACCATTTACCGCACCGGCAACGACTCACCGCTGATGGGCACGCTGATGCAGGCGGCCAAGAATGGCAAGGAAGTCACGGTGGTGCTGGAGCTGATGGCGCGCTTCGACGAAGAAACCAATATCGGCTGGGCCGCCAAGCTGGAGGCGGTCGGCGCCCATGTGGTGTATGGCGTGTTCGGCTACAAGACGCATGCCAAGATGCTGCTGATCGTGCGCCGCAAGCGCCACGCCAAGCACACCAAGCTGAAACGCTATGTGCATCTCGGCACCGGTAACTATCATCCGAAAACCGCGCGGCTGTACACCGATTTCGGCCTGTTGACCAATGACGACAAGATCTGCGAAGACGTGCACAACGTGTTCCAGCAGTTGACCGGCTTCGGCAAGCAGGTGCTGCTCAAGCGCTTGTGGCAGTCGCCGTTTACCTTGCACGCCAATGTGCTGCATGCGATCCAGAAAGAAGTGGATGCGGCCAAGGCTGGCAAGCAGGGTTATATCATCGCCAAGATGAACGCCTTGCTGGAACCGACCGTGATTGAGGCTCTGTACCTGGCTTCCCAGGCCGGGGTCAAGATCCAGCTGCTGATCCGCGGCGTCTGCGCCTTGCAACCGGGCGTGCCAGGATTATCGGAAAACATCAAGGTGCGTTCGGTCATCGGCCGTTTCCTGGAACATCACCGGGTATTTTATTTCTACGCCGACGGCGAGGAGCACGTGATGCTGTCAAGCGCCGACTGGATGGACCGCAATCTGTTCCGCCGCATCGAAACCGCGTTCCCGATCCAGGACAGCAAGCTCAAGCGGCGCGTGATCGAAGAAAGCTTGCTGGTGCATCTGCAAGACAATGCCTCGGCCTGGGACATGGATAGCGAAGGCAGCTACCAGCGCGCCAGCCCGGGCGAGGACACGCCGCTGGTCAGCCAGATCGACCTGTTGTCGCGCTTCTGA
- a CDS encoding site-2 protease family protein produces the protein MTKLLFLLLGGLKLGKILTTSGTMLLSIAVYAMFYGWRYAVGFVLLLFVHEAGHYLAAQRRGLAVGAPTFIPFVGAWIQMKDMPHDAETEAYVGLAGPLVGYFVARQYDSNLLLALSYAGFFLNLFNMIPLSPFDGGRITAVLSPRIWFAGVPVLVALFVYRPTPLLIVVVILALPQLKRAWNYDAGSPENQQYYGIEPSVKATYAFYYLALLAFLVLMTHGVHDMLAPVHSSWL, from the coding sequence ATGACTAAACTGCTATTCCTGCTGCTCGGTGGCCTGAAGCTCGGCAAGATCCTGACCACCTCCGGCACCATGCTGCTATCGATAGCCGTCTATGCGATGTTCTATGGCTGGCGTTACGCAGTGGGCTTCGTGCTGTTGCTGTTCGTGCATGAAGCCGGGCACTATCTGGCGGCGCAGCGGCGCGGCCTGGCAGTGGGCGCGCCGACCTTCATCCCGTTTGTCGGCGCCTGGATCCAGATGAAAGACATGCCGCACGATGCGGAAACAGAAGCCTATGTCGGCCTTGCCGGGCCCTTGGTCGGTTATTTTGTCGCGCGCCAGTATGACAGCAACCTGTTGCTGGCCTTGTCGTATGCGGGCTTTTTCCTGAACCTGTTCAACATGATCCCGCTGTCGCCGTTTGACGGCGGCCGCATCACTGCCGTGCTGTCGCCGCGCATATGGTTTGCCGGCGTTCCTGTGCTGGTTGCCTTGTTCGTCTACCGGCCGACGCCCTTGCTGATCGTGGTGGTCATTCTCGCCTTGCCGCAACTGAAGCGAGCCTGGAACTATGACGCCGGCAGTCCGGAAAACCAGCAGTACTACGGCATAGAGCCATCAGTGAAGGCAACTTATGCGTTTTACTACCTGGCTTTGCTGGCGTTCCTGGTGCTGATGACACATGGCGTGCACGATATGCTGGCGCCGGTTCACAGCAGCTGGCTGTAG
- a CDS encoding DUF2167 domain-containing protein, with the protein MRKFLVALAAAFIAITCAAQTAETQVEIKAAVAAANKAMVEGPSKIELSDQATFSLPQGYGFIPAAAAARYLRAVGNVIDDKSLTGVIVPTTKGGDWFATVEFKKEGYVRDDDARDWKADDMLQSLREGTERANASRKERGIPEVEVGGWAEAPTYDSTTHRLLWSLIVRDKGAIANDPQTGVNYRTLALGRDGYLTLTMVTGLSSLAADKTIANNLLAAIDYHQGKRYADFSASTDHVAEYGLAALVVGVAAKKIGLIAVIAAFAAKFFKIGLLAVLAFGAAIKRFFKREPKPAPPPVNPVDAEESPFARPQFPQAASDSKSDRPADASDPVNHA; encoded by the coding sequence CTGAGAAAATTTCTGGTCGCGCTTGCCGCGGCCTTTATCGCGATCACCTGCGCCGCCCAGACTGCCGAAACCCAGGTTGAAATCAAGGCGGCCGTCGCCGCGGCAAACAAAGCCATGGTGGAGGGGCCAAGCAAGATCGAACTGAGCGACCAGGCTACTTTCTCTCTGCCCCAGGGTTATGGCTTTATACCAGCTGCCGCCGCGGCACGCTATCTGCGCGCCGTCGGCAACGTCATCGACGACAAGTCTCTGACCGGCGTCATCGTCCCCACGACTAAAGGCGGCGACTGGTTTGCTACCGTCGAGTTCAAGAAAGAGGGCTATGTGCGCGACGACGATGCCCGCGACTGGAAGGCCGACGATATGCTGCAGAGCCTGCGCGAGGGCACGGAGCGGGCGAATGCAAGCCGCAAAGAGCGCGGCATCCCCGAGGTTGAGGTAGGTGGCTGGGCGGAAGCGCCTACCTACGATTCAACAACCCATCGTCTGCTCTGGTCCCTGATCGTGCGTGATAAAGGCGCCATCGCCAATGATCCGCAAACCGGCGTGAACTACCGTACCCTGGCGCTTGGCCGCGACGGTTATCTCACCTTGACCATGGTGACCGGCCTGTCGTCCCTGGCAGCGGACAAGACGATCGCAAACAATCTTCTCGCGGCTATCGATTATCACCAGGGCAAGCGCTACGCAGATTTCTCGGCGTCGACCGACCACGTCGCGGAATATGGCCTGGCTGCCCTGGTAGTCGGCGTCGCGGCCAAGAAAATCGGCCTGATTGCAGTGATTGCCGCGTTCGCCGCGAAATTCTTCAAGATCGGCTTGCTGGCTGTACTTGCCTTCGGCGCCGCCATCAAACGATTCTTCAAGCGGGAACCGAAACCTGCGCCGCCGCCAGTCAATCCGGTTGACGCGGAAGAGTCGCCATTCGCACGCCCCCAGTTTCCTCAGGCTGCATCTGACAGCAAGTCTGACCGTCCGGCTGACGCCAGTGATCCGGTCAATCATGCCTGA
- a CDS encoding GntP family permease: MEMVQGNLLLLYAVIAVIALVVLIAKFKMNPFIVLIVVSVILGLVVGMPMASIVKSYETGVGGALGHIALVVGLGTMFGKMMAESGGAERVANTLIGVFGPKKVHWAMMVVALIVGLPVFFEVGFVLLIPIAFNIAKRTGTSMIMVGIPMVAGLSVVHGLIPPHPAALFAVTAYNADIGRTIMYALIVGIPTAIIAGPLFAKLISRFVVPNPDNPLIAQFVEEDKGRDLPGFGITIATILLPVALMLIGSWADVFFTPKTFANDFLRLIGNSVIALLIATLVSFYTFGKARGFDRAAILKFTTECLAPIAGITLIVGAGAGFGRILIDGGVSKAIVELANNAHLSPLLLGWFVAALIRVATGSATVAMTTACGIVAPIVTAGGVAVRPELMVLATGAGSLILSHVNDGGFWLVKEYFNMTVTETFKTWTVAETIISVVALLLTLGLATVI; encoded by the coding sequence ATGGAGATGGTTCAGGGAAATCTGTTGCTGCTCTACGCGGTGATTGCAGTGATCGCACTGGTGGTGCTGATCGCCAAGTTCAAGATGAATCCGTTCATCGTGCTGATCGTGGTGTCGGTGATCTTGGGGCTGGTGGTCGGCATGCCGATGGCCAGCATCGTCAAGTCGTATGAAACCGGAGTCGGCGGCGCGCTGGGGCACATCGCGCTGGTGGTCGGCCTGGGCACCATGTTCGGCAAGATGATGGCCGAATCTGGCGGCGCCGAACGCGTTGCCAACACGCTGATCGGCGTCTTCGGCCCGAAGAAAGTGCACTGGGCCATGATGGTGGTGGCGCTGATCGTCGGTTTGCCGGTGTTCTTTGAAGTCGGTTTCGTGCTGCTGATCCCGATCGCCTTCAACATCGCCAAACGTACCGGGACTTCGATGATCATGGTCGGGATTCCAATGGTTGCCGGTCTGTCAGTGGTGCATGGCCTGATTCCGCCGCATCCGGCCGCGCTGTTCGCCGTAACCGCCTACAACGCCGATATCGGACGCACCATCATGTACGCGCTGATCGTCGGCATCCCTACTGCGATCATTGCCGGCCCGCTGTTTGCCAAGCTGATCAGCCGTTTCGTCGTGCCTAATCCTGACAATCCTCTGATTGCGCAATTTGTCGAGGAAGACAAAGGCCGTGACTTGCCAGGTTTCGGCATCACCATTGCCACCATCCTGCTGCCGGTTGCGCTGATGTTGATCGGTAGCTGGGCCGATGTGTTTTTCACGCCCAAGACTTTCGCCAACGATTTCCTGCGTCTGATCGGCAATTCGGTGATCGCACTGTTGATTGCTACGCTGGTGAGTTTTTACACCTTCGGCAAGGCACGCGGCTTTGATCGCGCAGCGATTCTGAAATTCACCACTGAGTGTCTGGCGCCTATCGCCGGGATCACGCTGATCGTCGGCGCCGGCGCGGGTTTTGGCCGGATCCTGATCGACGGCGGTGTTTCCAAGGCGATTGTCGAACTAGCCAATAATGCCCATTTGTCGCCGCTGCTGCTGGGCTGGTTCGTGGCTGCGCTGATCCGCGTCGCCACCGGTTCGGCCACTGTTGCGATGACGACTGCGTGCGGCATCGTGGCGCCTATCGTCACCGCCGGCGGTGTCGCCGTCAGGCCGGAACTGATGGTGCTGGCGACCGGTGCCGGCTCGCTGATCCTGTCGCACGTGAACGACGGCGGTTTCTGGCTGGTCAAGGAATACTTCAACATGACCGTGACGGAAACCTTCAAGACCTGGACCGTGGCCGAGACCATCATTTCGGTGGTGGCCTTGCTGCTGACTTTGGGCCTTGCTACCGTGATCTGA
- a CDS encoding RidA family protein: MTIKRYGVEGGSGTGGQHLPFARAVEADGWLYVSGQVAMVNGEVIDGGIVAQSHQAIQNVLAILKEAGYGPEHVVRCGVWLDDTRDFQSFNRVFKEYFGANPPARACVQSAMVVDCKVEVDCIAYKK, encoded by the coding sequence ATGACGATCAAACGATACGGTGTTGAAGGTGGTTCTGGGACCGGCGGTCAGCATCTGCCATTCGCCCGCGCGGTGGAAGCCGACGGCTGGCTGTATGTGTCCGGTCAGGTGGCGATGGTGAACGGCGAAGTGATCGATGGCGGCATCGTCGCGCAGTCGCACCAGGCCATCCAGAACGTGCTGGCGATCCTGAAGGAAGCCGGTTATGGTCCGGAACACGTGGTACGCTGCGGCGTCTGGCTTGACGATACGCGCGATTTCCAGTCGTTCAACCGCGTCTTCAAGGAATATTTCGGCGCCAATCCGCCTGCCCGCGCCTGCGTGCAGTCGGCGATGGTGGTGGATTGCAAGGTGGAAGTCGATTGCATCGCTTATAAAAAGTAA
- a CDS encoding amidohydrolase family protein has product MSSELNTDKQAAIRECDTLILNVAVIDGSGSAPFAADVALDGGRIVRIVQAASDGALRGWHARQVIDGKGKVLSPGFIDVHTHDDTNVIRTPVMLPKLSQGVTTVVVGNCGISAAPVSLKAEPPDPMNLLGEASAFSYPTFASYVEAVNKAQPSINVAALIGHTALRSNQMDRLDRAASDSEIAAMCEQLREALAHGALGLSTGLAYGNAIMAPTAEVLALAEPLAEAGAIYATHLRSEFADILEAMDEAFRIGKHARVPVVISHMKCAGVENWGRSGEVLAALEQAQRYQPVGCDCYPYTASSSTLDLKQVTDTIDIMVTWSEPEPAMGGKMLAAIAAEWQLSLMDTARRLQPAGAVYHCMTDDDVNRILSHPATVVGSDGLPNDPLPHPRLWGAFPRVLGHYSREQKLFPLTVAIRKMTGLSAERFGLTERGLVREGYWADLVLFDPETVRDAATFADPMQPAEGIEAVWVNGALSYLGGAEKAPTALRAGRFLARQAGVKGSL; this is encoded by the coding sequence ATGAGCAGTGAGCTGAATACAGACAAGCAGGCAGCGATACGCGAATGCGATACGCTGATACTCAACGTTGCCGTGATCGATGGCAGCGGCAGCGCGCCGTTCGCCGCCGATGTCGCGCTCGATGGCGGCCGGATTGTGCGGATTGTACAGGCCGCCAGCGATGGCGCCTTGCGCGGCTGGCATGCGCGCCAGGTGATCGACGGCAAGGGCAAGGTGCTGAGTCCCGGTTTCATCGACGTCCATACGCATGACGACACCAATGTGATCCGCACCCCGGTGATGCTGCCCAAGCTGTCGCAAGGCGTGACTACCGTGGTGGTCGGCAATTGCGGCATCAGCGCTGCTCCGGTCAGCCTCAAGGCGGAACCGCCGGATCCGATGAACCTGCTGGGCGAAGCGAGCGCCTTCAGCTATCCCACGTTCGCCTCCTACGTAGAAGCAGTCAATAAGGCGCAGCCGTCCATCAACGTGGCGGCGCTGATCGGCCACACCGCTTTGCGCAGCAACCAGATGGACCGCCTCGACCGCGCCGCCAGCGACAGCGAAATCGCTGCCATGTGCGAGCAGTTGCGCGAAGCGCTGGCGCATGGGGCGCTCGGCCTCAGCACCGGCCTGGCCTATGGCAATGCGATCATGGCGCCGACCGCGGAAGTGCTGGCGCTGGCCGAGCCGCTGGCCGAGGCCGGGGCCATATATGCCACCCATCTGCGCAGCGAATTCGCCGATATCCTGGAAGCCATGGATGAAGCCTTCCGCATCGGCAAGCACGCGCGCGTACCGGTGGTGATCTCGCATATGAAATGCGCCGGCGTCGAGAACTGGGGCCGCAGCGGCGAGGTGCTGGCAGCGCTGGAGCAGGCACAGCGCTACCAGCCGGTCGGCTGCGACTGCTATCCCTACACCGCCAGTTCCTCCACCCTGGATTTGAAGCAGGTGACCGACACCATCGACATCATGGTGACCTGGTCTGAGCCGGAACCGGCGATGGGCGGCAAGATGCTGGCCGCTATCGCCGCCGAATGGCAGCTCAGCCTGATGGATACGGCGCGCCGCTTGCAGCCGGCCGGTGCGGTCTATCACTGCATGACGGACGACGACGTCAACCGCATCCTGAGTCATCCGGCGACGGTGGTCGGTTCTGACGGCCTGCCTAACGATCCCTTGCCGCATCCTCGTTTGTGGGGTGCGTTCCCGCGCGTGCTGGGCCACTACAGCCGCGAGCAGAAACTGTTTCCCCTGACCGTGGCGATCCGCAAGATGACCGGCCTCTCGGCCGAGCGTTTCGGCTTGACCGAACGCGGCCTGGTGCGCGAGGGCTATTGGGCCGACCTGGTGCTGTTCGATCCGGAAACGGTGCGCGATGCGGCAACCTTTGCCGACCCGATGCAGCCGGCCGAGGGCATAGAGGCGGTCTGGGTCAACGGCGCCTTGTCTTACCTGGGCGGCGCCGAGAAAGCGCCGACAGCATTGCGGGCAGGGCGCTTTCTGGCCAGGCAGGCGGGTGTCAAGGGGAGTCTTTAG
- a CDS encoding MurR/RpiR family transcriptional regulator — protein sequence MGHSFDIVSRIAERSGQLRLAEQKVAQAILGDLPFAASASIQTLASQAGVSEASVTRFAKAIGCRDVRELKMNLAQAAAIGQRFLRMEDAGEEPQLPQIVDMVYADIHKVLEVNRSLLNQEMLLQAARTLLQARMIYAFGMGGGSTMLSDEARYRLVRLGRPVATYHDAILQKMVAATLDKNDVVLALSTTGNVAELNASCKVAKEYGVRVVAITALGSPLAALADVLLPLKSLETDFIFKPSSSRYAMMMALDVLMTELALLQKDRSQELLRRLKFTLDTHRGGSSREPLGD from the coding sequence ATGGGTCATTCCTTCGATATTGTCTCGCGTATCGCCGAACGCAGCGGCCAGCTGCGGCTGGCCGAGCAAAAAGTGGCGCAGGCGATCCTGGGCGACCTGCCGTTTGCCGCCAGCGCCAGCATCCAGACATTGGCCAGCCAGGCTGGCGTCAGCGAAGCCAGCGTCACTCGTTTCGCCAAAGCCATCGGCTGCCGCGACGTGCGCGAGCTGAAGATGAACCTGGCGCAGGCGGCGGCCATCGGCCAGCGCTTTTTGCGGATGGAGGACGCGGGCGAGGAACCGCAACTGCCGCAGATCGTCGACATGGTGTATGCCGATATCCACAAGGTGCTGGAAGTGAACCGCAGCCTGCTGAACCAGGAAATGCTGCTGCAGGCCGCACGGACGCTGCTGCAGGCGCGCATGATTTATGCCTTTGGCATGGGCGGCGGCTCGACTATGCTGTCAGATGAAGCGCGCTACCGGCTGGTGCGGCTGGGACGCCCGGTGGCCACCTACCACGACGCCATACTGCAAAAAATGGTGGCGGCCACGCTCGACAAGAATGATGTGGTGCTGGCCTTGTCCACCACCGGCAACGTCGCCGAGCTGAACGCCAGCTGCAAGGTTGCCAAGGAATACGGCGTGCGGGTGGTGGCGATCACTGCGCTCGGTTCGCCGCTGGCGGCTCTGGCCGATGTGCTGCTGCCGCTGAAGTCGCTGGAAACTGATTTTATTTTCAAGCCTTCGTCATCGCGCTACGCCATGATGATGGCGCTGGATGTGCTGATGACCGAACTGGCGCTGCTGCAGAAAGATCGCAGCCAGGAGCTGCTGCGGCGCCTGAAATTCACACTGGATACGCATCGCGGCGGCAGCAGCCGCGAGCCGTTGGGAGATTGA
- a CDS encoding amino acid deaminase: MNVTNNHDLGARNAEATLIDPLNKGLGAFQQALTATEAKALNWNLLREDLSLPTAVLYEERMNHNLQWMQQFVSEYGVKLAPHGKTTMAPKLFARQLAGGAWGITLATAHQTRVAYQHGVRRVIMANQLVGKQNMAIIADLLDDTSFDFCCLVDSADGVDQLGAFFQARRQKLHVLLELGPDGGRTGIRNPQQQEAVLAALARWPDSLVLAGVEVYEGVLKEEAEIRAFLQHAVACAKQLAVDGRFAARAAVQPVILTGAGSAWYDVVAEEFAKTDIGLPLDVVLRPGCYLTHDVGIYRAAQAQIQTRNPIARKMRTELQPALQLWAYVQSIPEAGKAIIALGKRDAAFDAGLPLPALHYRPGDAAPTATPAHWQLTGMMDQHAYLQISAGDDIKVGDMLGFDISHPCLTFDKWRQIAVLNPQHQVVDVIQTFF; the protein is encoded by the coding sequence ATGAATGTTACAAACAATCACGATTTGGGCGCACGCAATGCCGAGGCCACCCTGATCGATCCTCTGAACAAGGGACTGGGCGCATTTCAGCAAGCGCTGACTGCCACCGAGGCCAAGGCGCTCAACTGGAATTTGCTGCGGGAAGACCTGAGCCTGCCGACCGCCGTGCTGTATGAAGAGCGCATGAACCACAATCTGCAGTGGATGCAACAGTTCGTTAGCGAATACGGCGTCAAGCTGGCGCCGCACGGCAAAACCACCATGGCGCCGAAGCTGTTCGCGCGCCAGCTGGCCGGCGGCGCCTGGGGCATCACCCTGGCCACTGCGCACCAGACCCGGGTCGCCTATCAGCACGGCGTGCGGCGCGTGATCATGGCCAACCAGCTGGTCGGCAAGCAGAACATGGCGATCATTGCCGATCTGCTGGACGATACTTCGTTTGATTTCTGCTGCCTGGTCGATTCGGCCGACGGCGTCGATCAGCTGGGCGCCTTCTTCCAGGCGCGCCGGCAAAAGCTGCACGTGCTGCTGGAACTGGGTCCTGACGGCGGCCGCACCGGCATCCGCAATCCGCAACAGCAGGAAGCAGTGCTGGCGGCGCTGGCGCGCTGGCCGGACAGCCTGGTGCTGGCCGGGGTTGAAGTCTATGAGGGCGTACTGAAAGAAGAAGCCGAGATCCGCGCCTTCCTGCAGCACGCCGTCGCCTGTGCCAAACAGCTGGCCGTCGATGGCCGCTTTGCCGCCCGCGCTGCGGTGCAGCCGGTGATCCTGACCGGCGCCGGTTCGGCCTGGTACGACGTGGTCGCCGAGGAATTCGCCAAGACCGATATCGGCTTGCCGCTGGACGTGGTGCTGCGTCCCGGCTGCTACCTGACGCACGACGTCGGCATCTATCGCGCGGCGCAGGCGCAGATACAGACCCGCAATCCGATCGCCCGCAAGATGCGCACCGAATTGCAGCCGGCCCTGCAGCTGTGGGCTTATGTGCAATCGATTCCGGAAGCCGGCAAGGCCATCATCGCACTCGGCAAGCGCGACGCCGCCTTCGATGCCGGCCTGCCTTTGCCTGCCCTGCATTACCGCCCCGGCGATGCAGCGCCGACAGCGACGCCGGCGCACTGGCAGCTAACCGGCATGATGGACCAGCACGCATATCTGCAGATCAGCGCAGGCGACGATATCAAGGTCGGCGACATGCTCGGTTTCGACATCTCGCACCCCTGCCTGACCTTTGACAAATGGCGCCAGATTGCCGTGCTCAATCCACAGCATCAGGTCGTGGATGTGATCCAGACTTTCTTTTAA